The Hydractinia symbiolongicarpus strain clone_291-10 chromosome 2, HSymV2.1, whole genome shotgun sequence genomic sequence GCAGGTTGAGGTATTAATAACACTCGTGGTTATAATATCAATTCAAAGTTAgggtgtttttcttttttttttttcaacttcaaTTTTCAACGAATATCTTGCTCCCTGTCAAAGCAACATACTTCGCTGGAACAACAAGTCTCACCTCCCTTTTTCTCTTTCCAGCCCCAAATGTTTCAAGTTTGTTTTCAGGCGCTGCCTTTAGAAAGTTTGTAAGAAAACAAGAAATTCCTATTGGtattatacttttagaaagatatgttgtgtttattagaatcgttgttttattttttagcaaattagatttttgcataattttgtaAGCCCCCCCTCCCATTTAACACCCCCTCCCGAATAAGCCCCCTCCCCcaaaacccattttgacaaataagccccGGGGGCTTTATCGAACACTTACGGTAAACATGTTAAAACATTTTGGGTAGACACACCCGAAAGTAATTCAATCCCTAACAGACTAAAATGTTTGTCTAATTTTTTCTATCTTCTGTTCATTGTGCAAAATCTCTGACCTTTCTTAACTAGCGTGATTAACTTAACATAGAAGTAAGTAGAAGCCAAACACACAACTGCAAACCTTTAAGTTTGATGCATGTTTATCAGCTTGATTTTCTGCTATACAACTTTCTTGTATGCTTTTTGTCATATGATCTGTATGACTAACAGAGACATCGTGGTGATAAAACAGGTTTGAATCACCATAGTCTTCTTTGCTCAACCAACCAGCTGCAGAGATAACTGCAAGTGCTTTGTCAGGGTGGTGAACACCTAACTGCcttcaacattaaaaaaaaattaaaacgtcACACTGAATTTCAAACAAGAAAAAGCACGAATAAAAACTAAGCATGCATTCAGATAACCTGGGGAGAAGAAGATAAAAAGTCAGTGTTTTGAATTTTTACACAgtttataatattaaaaaaaacaatcaacaCGACAAACTGCATTTCAAACACGAAAAAAGCACTAAGGCTAACATCTTTCCAAAAAGTAAGCATACATTCAGATAGCCTGaggtgaagaaaataaaaaagtcagtgTTTTGAATTTTTACACAGCTTATAATGACATTATGTGGAGGATgttataatattatttttaatatacagCAAGGaggctaaaaaaaaacatttgctgaATATTGACGGTACAAAACAGGGAAAATATCAAGATGGGCAAAAAcagattttaaacaaaaatctaACATACCAAGCACCATGTCCGCCCATAGAATGTCCAGCAAACACGACAACATCAGAATTAGCTGGCTTTCCTAACCATGACGCTTTCTTCGTTAGAATCCCCAATTCTTTTAAAGCTGCCATAGCAGTCAATTCACCTGGCCCTTCCCAATTATGAGCACCATGGCGGGTGGGTGCAAGCAGCCATAACTTCTCCACACCAAACACATACTTTCCATTTCTCATTCTTTTGTAACTATCGGCCTGATTTTCGGCTTTGACACCTGCACAtgcagaaaagaaaaataaagaacatgAAAATTCTCAATAACTATGATTCGGTGTTTAAAAGTTCCAGGTATGTAGCTGATATTGTTACAGAAAACTAGAAGCTTCGTGGCAGGGGTGTGGTCAGCCAAGAGTTTTCTTAACAGACTTTAAGCCattcaaaattgatttaaacCCCTGCCAACATTATACTGTGTATTGTGATATCCAAAAAGCCCAGTAGTTATCCAGTTTATTTAAACTGAtgtttctgttttaaaacagaaacaaagataTCCTCTTGGTTTTAACCAAACTAATAAAATTAATGGTTTCATAAAATTTCCTTTTGGTAAATAATACGTATGGCAACAAATTTCGTGAAAACCTAATTTTTCGTAATTATTTCTTGAACTACCACAGTAAAGTAAATTTATAACTGCAACTGTGAACGAATGAAAATAGAATTTTCTATCCAGCATTGTAAACCTGAAAGCTGTATGCGGAAACTAAAGCTTAAAGCTTTTTGGACACTAACCTTTGTGTGTTAAGAATATTTATAAAGATGTATATACTCACAGCAACAGTTTAATGCCTCGTGTTTGCTACTTATCAAATACTTATTGTTCATCAAATTATTGTACATCAAGCATATTAGAAAACTTTACCACATGAAGAAAActtaatacaaaacaaaaatttatatttgctACAAAAGCAACAGGAGAGTTGCTAAAACATCATCACGCACCTGTTCCATGTAAAGACAACAACACTGGACAAGATGCTAATTGACAATCTCGCAAAGGCTTCACAGCAGCTGCATGTTGAATAGATCCATCATGAtccaaaaacgtaaacaaaaaaGATTGGTGACAAGTCCTGCATCGAAACACAACTTCTACTTTTTGCGAATTCACATCAGTTTCAATTTTAATCTTCATTGAATATTTTTCTCTAAAACATTTCTTTTCTACGATATCTCCATTAAATGAAATCTTCAATACGATAGAACCCGTTTGACCACTTAATAATTTTGTTGTCTTAACAATATTAATAACAGGCTCTTGctttaaattgtgatttttgACATGAGCATTTAAAATATCAATACTTCCCTTAGAATTCATATTTGTGACAtccaaagaaataaaattagaaaacaCATTGCCATCTACAAGATCAGGAATGAATTTCACGTGATGGATCATcaatcctttttcttttttctttgttataacaTCACATCGAACACTTGTGCTTCCTTTAGCACGCACTGGTACTTCAACTCGGTGGATACCACTGTTAAGTTGTATTGGGTACCtacaaaagttgaaaaaattaaCATGGATAATGGTTGTTGAAAGTATGCATTGTAAAATGGTGAACATACAAACTTTAGCAAAAtaattctgtttgtttttttaaaattttagacaaattatttttaaaattttacctaTATAGTGCGTAATATATTTCCAgttaaaaaattgtcaaaaggaATGAAAGTGTTCCAAAGATTTATAGTACTATTATACTTCCAAATACGCCAATTGGTGTTACAGGAACGTCAAGATATTGACATTCTATCTGGCGGGGCATATAAAAGATTTCCATTCCAGCAGTGTTTAATCTCAATTCCGTCATGGTTCAGACATTTTCTGGCCATAAATACGCTTTAATCTCAAAAATCAACAAGAGGTCGTGGATATTtcgagttttttttaaaaaatgtgtagaCTATCCAGGGTTGAACATTAAACATGTTTGGTTGCCATAAAACTTACCAATAATGACTTCTATGATAAATATCACCATTCATCATTCTCCCATCAATATAAAACACATTCACCCCAAGACATTGCACCTTGACCTCTGTTTTATCTTCAGCAATTACAAACTCATTGACCAGCAAACCTTGCCATTCAGCAACACCAATAGATTGCAATGACATGACTAAATCATTCCAATTAACATCGGTTGCTAACTGCAATACTTTATCAGCATCTTCTGTAAGCGTCGTCCATTTTAAAATCCCATCATTAACAAGCTCAGAGAAAGCTACATATTTCGCATTCCATCGGTTATTTATAGCGTGTTTTCTTCCAATACTATCAATCGGATTCCCATCAAGCTCAATTTTCCCGATTTGAAAAGGACCAAGAAAATCCCAACTGTTTTTAAgcagaatcttttcatttttattaaaactttgttTCAAAGCAAACTTATGTTTCTTcgatttcttttgtttataaatttgatgcagaACCGCCCATGCGAAACTCTTTTCTTCCATATTACCTTTCACACTGTTTAATACAGACAAGGCACAAAAAAGTGCTACGTCAGCAGATTTATATTCTATCAACCATAACAAATATGAGACTTGTGAACTTCTGCATTTATGATTTATATTTCTAAGCTCCTTGAGATTTtcatcaataaatttttttctgtcgttttgttttttgtttgatgttgttaagGAGATAAACCACATCAATGCAAACACTTTCAAGTTTAGCTGCATTTTCAACAATTTGATATCACACTAAAACTGTATTAAACATGTTATTAAGCTTATAAATGACTTAagtgaggtataaaatgatgttggacttatgcTATAGAGCCTAAAAAgtcttcaatttttaatttttttttgttccctTCTGattgaataataaaaatatttacattttatgTCATCATTTTCAGCCAGTTAAAAAGGGATATGGATTCATACTTTATCAATGTTTAGATATTATAGATGTTATTAAACACcgtaaaaaatatgcaaaaatgGCAAATGATTCCTCTTTCCAGGATTTTGGCTGACGACCCCATGACTTAGTATAGCACATATATTCGCAATCATATTTTGTGAGTAAACCTAGAATAGTAAAACGATTTTTATGCTCTATAatgtaagtccaacatcattttatatctttttacaCTTCAATGTTCTTCAGAACTATGTCAGCAGTGTGTTTGTACATATGACTGTGCTGGCAGTACTATTTcatcatttaaaagaaacacctGTCGTGATACAAATAATAAGGATTACaaggtaaaacaaaaacattgacaGTTTAtagaaaaatgttcaaaactgtTGTTCGACTAAAATTTTGAGTTTAGGGAAAGGGGGGTCATCTGTACTTGTTTCGTGTGTAAAAGTTGTCTACTGTTTTGTCACTGATTGTAAAGATTTTTATGGTAGGTTAATCTGTTTAAATAGGTAATGTGGATAACTGCAGGTAGTTTGTTCCATTGGTTTCTCAATGTTCGTGACAGTTTCTTGGTTGTTATTCAAAATAAAGTTTCTGCTTTGAAGAATGTATCACTAAAGACGGCTGAACCATCCCCAAAAATCATAACTTAACACCTATTTTACTGTTAGTtgatttattttcaaataaacaGGATGTAATCCAGTGTTTTCACTATCCCATAAATGGCTATTTCCCAACTCAATTTTATCCTGAAATTCATTAAACTGAAACCAGCATTATGAAAGATTAACATCGATGAAAGCATGTGTTATTGTTATCAAACTCTTAGTTATTTGGAGAGACTATCAGTGTTCATGGCCAtgcaaaattcaaaatattataTTAAGCTACACAAAAA encodes the following:
- the LOC130630568 gene encoding uncharacterized protein LOC130630568 produces the protein MQLNLKVFALMWFISLTTSNKKQNDRKKFIDENLKELRNINHKCRSSQVSYLLWLIEYKSADVALFCALSVLNSVKGNMEEKSFAWAVLHQIYKQKKSKKHKFALKQSFNKNEKILLKNSWDFLGPFQIGKIELDGNPIDSIGRKHAINNRWNAKYVAFSELVNDGILKWTTLTEDADKVLQLATDVNWNDLVMSLQSIGVAEWQGLLVNEFVIAEDKTEVKVQCLGVNVFYIDGRMMNGDIYHRSHYWYPIQLNSGIHRVEVPVRAKGSTSVRCDVITKKKEKGLMIHHVKFIPDLVDGNVFSNFISLDVTNMNSKGSIDILNAHVKNHNLKQEPVINIVKTTKLLSGQTGSIVLKISFNGDIVEKKCFREKYSMKIKIETDVNSQKVEVVFRCRTCHQSFLFTFLDHDGSIQHAAAVKPLRDCQLASCPVLLSLHGTGVKAENQADSYKRMRNGKYVFGVEKLWLLAPTRHGAHNWEGPGELTAMAALKELGILTKKASWLGKPANSDVVVFAGHSMGGHGAWQLGVHHPDKALAVISAAGWLSKEDYGDSNLFYHHDVSVSHTDHMTKSIQESCIAENQADKHASNLKGIPVMIRIGANDRTVHPYFTRRMFRLLKECRVNVTYKEFLNKEHWWWDTKTSNDGGVTNDLQIRTFATYAVEKYEELYAFCDTHGCTQRKDKSKYTKQQNTRQKGRFEYVLYNPASFSGGRGVKVIQQKVPFRKTQYSVNIQDEQVMISTNNIQMLQLYEPIIEPVNWRQKKIVIDKNPLEKPSGDLPWKFCQHDKRWKICHSFGDVREADAYGPARRIAEKPFIVVVCNDNKTGKVSILQNTATFLANLFHLTSDAVTHIFLSSELTNEQLQENNIIILGLSTCLDNINITQRVYFTDQNVDLGGCLLHGENLSALYLQPHADDKLMMILTGQNIESIRNGVMALSIPTIPPMTRSPFSNLIPDYLILSPDVLSKGAGGFVCAGFWSNSWTYNVVSSSCSC